The following are encoded in a window of Chryseobacterium sp. genomic DNA:
- a CDS encoding DNA-directed RNA polymerase subunit omega codes for MSAKDTRAELNTITYDRDKIEQNVGSIYEAIVIMGKRAEQINAEIRTELHGKLDEFAVHNATLEEVFENREQIEISKHYEKLPKPTSIAIKEWLDGEIYYRKTEDRA; via the coding sequence ATGAGCGCAAAAGATACAAGAGCTGAACTGAATACCATTACTTACGACAGAGACAAGATTGAGCAAAATGTAGGTTCTATCTACGAAGCGATCGTAATCATGGGAAAACGAGCGGAGCAAATCAATGCTGAGATCCGTACTGAACTGCACGGAAAACTGGACGAGTTTGCAGTACACAATGCTACCCTGGAGGAAGTTTTTGAAAACAGAGAGCAAATCGAGATTTCCAAACATTACGAAAAACTGCCAAAACCTACTTCTATCGCTATAAAAGAGTGGTTGGACGGCGAAATCTACTACAGAAAAACGGAAGACAGAGCATAG
- a CDS encoding outer membrane protein assembly factor BamD — protein MKKIVLILLTAIFVTACNTVHDQALKSADKDFILKVANEHFANKKWAKSLALYERLSNLVAGTDDAPNVVFNSAYANYYDKNYKLAGHQFKNFAVTFPQDPRKEEAAYMSALCYYEGSMDYNLDQTSTELAINELQNFLNEYPNSERSRNISELTDELSYKLEYKAYENARQYFKMGEYKAADVAFENVLEDFPSTKLRSSIYDYILKSRFELAVNSVFSLKQERIERAMAFTRLVEKEMPGTENAKTAQALRSRLVKEQENFARQQKEFEAQKAALVARQQRESERTATDAEKQTKQALRDSAKLSTPPPAVTLPLEK, from the coding sequence ATGAAAAAAATTGTTTTAATCCTTCTTACAGCGATATTCGTTACGGCATGTAATACTGTTCACGACCAGGCACTTAAAAGTGCAGACAAGGATTTTATCCTGAAGGTCGCCAATGAACATTTTGCCAATAAGAAGTGGGCCAAATCCCTTGCGTTATACGAAAGGCTTTCAAATCTTGTGGCCGGTACCGATGACGCACCCAATGTGGTTTTTAACTCTGCCTATGCCAATTATTACGATAAAAACTATAAGCTGGCAGGGCATCAGTTCAAAAACTTCGCCGTTACGTTCCCTCAGGACCCCAGAAAGGAGGAAGCTGCCTATATGTCTGCACTTTGTTATTACGAAGGCTCCATGGATTATAACCTGGACCAGACAAGTACCGAACTGGCCATTAATGAACTTCAGAACTTTCTGAACGAATATCCCAACTCAGAGCGTTCACGTAATATCAGCGAACTTACAGATGAGTTAAGCTATAAACTGGAGTACAAAGCCTATGAAAATGCACGTCAGTATTTCAAGATGGGTGAATATAAAGCTGCTGATGTGGCTTTTGAAAATGTGCTGGAAGACTTTCCGTCTACGAAACTTAGATCATCCATTTACGATTATATCCTAAAATCACGATTTGAACTGGCGGTGAACTCCGTGTTCAGTCTGAAACAGGAGCGTATTGAAAGAGCAATGGCCTTCACGCGTTTGGTGGAAAAGGAAATGCCCGGCACTGAAAATGCCAAAACTGCACAGGCTCTCCGCAGCCGCCTTGTGAAGGAGCAGGAAAACTTCGCGCGTCAGCAAAAAGAGTTTGAAGCGCAGAAGGCTGCCCTGGTTGCCAGACAGCAGCGTGAATCTGAACGTACTGCCACGGATGCGGAAAAGCAAACGAAGCAGGCATTAAGAGACAGTGCGAAGCTGAGCACACCGCCACCGGCAGTGACTTTACCACTTGAAAAATAA
- a CDS encoding TetR/AcrR family transcriptional regulator, with product MGKKFTEKQKHILNIAEELIAQKGFEGTSVRDISARANINVAMISYYFGSKEKMMYHLYHYRVQRTREHFAEFADIIKDGKPEMQMREIIKYIVGQLFKYGQFHGFVSQELRRNETLKQELLAFYQFCVKKLDEVLKKGIASGVFTFAPKPEDILSIILGTTLFSIRNKNFMEVYVGHSDEQSYLKEAEKKVKANMMLTVFALLGFVQD from the coding sequence ATGGGAAAGAAGTTTACGGAGAAACAGAAGCATATTCTGAATATTGCTGAAGAATTAATTGCGCAGAAAGGATTTGAAGGAACCTCGGTCCGGGATATCTCGGCCCGGGCAAATATAAACGTAGCCATGATCTCTTATTATTTTGGCTCCAAGGAAAAAATGATGTATCACCTGTACCATTACAGGGTTCAGCGCACACGCGAGCATTTTGCCGAATTTGCAGACATCATAAAAGACGGAAAGCCTGAGATGCAGATGCGTGAGATTATAAAGTATATTGTAGGTCAGCTTTTTAAGTACGGTCAGTTCCACGGATTTGTTTCACAGGAATTGAGGCGCAACGAAACCTTAAAACAGGAACTGCTGGCCTTCTATCAGTTTTGTGTGAAGAAGCTGGACGAAGTTCTGAAGAAGGGTATTGCTTCCGGCGTATTTACCTTTGCCCCTAAGCCCGAAGATATTCTCTCTATAATCCTAGGAACCACTCTGTTTTCTATCAGGAATAAAAATTTTATGGAAGTTTATGTGGGCCACAGCGACGAGCAAAGTTACCTGAAGGAAGCCGAGAAGAAGGTGAAAGCCAATATGATGCTTACTGTTTTTGCACTTTTGGGTTTCGTTCAGGATTAA
- a CDS encoding TatD family hydrolase, with amino-acid sequence MNYFDFHHHNSRCKNGIYNLNFPDLPADSLFSAGIHPLTVSESTDEKWEWLLKVSQHLNCAAIGECGLDARVSDDVLQKEIFGRQTELANKLRKPIIIHCVRRFSELPHFKRKVNVPMVVHGFNKKQSVANELRKHDFYLSFGKSLLQNVNLQLLLKEFPLEKMFLETDAEEGSIDELYRTVSSLKGISEEMLILQIEKNLKAILP; translated from the coding sequence ATGAATTATTTTGACTTCCATCATCATAACAGTCGCTGTAAAAACGGCATTTATAATCTGAATTTTCCTGATTTGCCAGCCGACAGTCTGTTCTCAGCCGGGATACATCCGCTGACGGTATCAGAAAGTACTGATGAAAAATGGGAATGGCTGCTGAAGGTAAGTCAGCATCTCAACTGTGCAGCAATCGGAGAATGTGGACTGGATGCAAGGGTAAGTGATGATGTACTGCAGAAGGAGATTTTCGGCAGGCAGACTGAGCTGGCAAACAAACTGCGGAAACCCATCATCATTCACTGTGTCCGCAGGTTTTCGGAGCTGCCCCATTTTAAAAGAAAGGTGAATGTGCCGATGGTGGTTCACGGATTCAACAAAAAACAGTCAGTGGCAAATGAACTCAGGAAACATGATTTCTATCTCAGTTTTGGAAAGTCACTGTTACAAAATGTAAATTTGCAGCTGCTGCTGAAGGAATTCCCGCTTGAGAAAATGTTTCTTGAGACTGATGCGGAAGAAGGCAGTATTGATGAACTGTACCGAACGGTCAGTTCCCTGAAGGGCATTTCCGAAGAAATGCTGATACTTCAAATTGAAAAAAACCTTAAGGCAATTTTGCCCTGA
- a CDS encoding ThiF family adenylyltransferase, giving the protein MEKNWLERTELLIKEKGARKLLESNVLVIGLGGVGSFATEFLARAGVGKMTIVDGDTVDITNINRQLPALHSTIGLSKADLMNTRLLDINPQLKLTQVSRFLEPEDMTEILEAEKFDYVLDCIDSVTPKITLIKAARRKKIKVVSCMGAGGKTDPSKVMVRDISKTHNCFLAKQVRKRLKKDGINKGIRCVFSNEIQQEDSLKLTDGTNYKKSFYGTISYIPAMFGLYAAAEVINHLLQND; this is encoded by the coding sequence ATGGAAAAAAACTGGCTGGAACGTACCGAACTGCTGATTAAGGAAAAAGGGGCCCGGAAACTGCTGGAATCCAACGTACTCGTTATTGGGCTGGGTGGTGTAGGCTCCTTTGCCACCGAATTCCTGGCTCGTGCGGGCGTAGGTAAAATGACGATAGTTGACGGCGACACAGTGGACATTACCAACATCAACCGCCAGCTGCCGGCACTTCACAGCACCATTGGACTTTCCAAAGCGGACCTCATGAATACCCGCCTGCTGGACATCAACCCCCAACTGAAACTAACCCAGGTGAGCCGCTTTCTGGAACCTGAAGACATGACAGAGATCCTGGAGGCTGAAAAGTTCGATTATGTGCTGGACTGCATAGACAGTGTAACTCCTAAAATCACCCTTATAAAAGCGGCAAGACGAAAAAAGATTAAGGTAGTAAGCTGTATGGGTGCCGGTGGTAAGACGGATCCAAGTAAGGTAATGGTACGCGACATCAGCAAGACCCATAACTGTTTCCTGGCGAAACAGGTACGGAAGCGCCTGAAGAAAGATGGCATAAACAAAGGCATCCGCTGCGTATTCTCAAATGAGATACAACAGGAAGACAGCCTGAAACTAACTGACGGGACCAATTACAAGAAGTCCTTCTATGGAACCATCAGTTATATTCCCGCAATGTTCGGTCTTTACGCCGCGGCCGAAGTGATAAACCATCTCTTACAGAATGACTGA
- the rnpA gene encoding ribonuclease P protein component translates to MTDPAAGDTRYPKALKLKSKRELDLLFEKGRWKTVGNLRIVTYTSPDLTGIKIGVSVSKRYFKKAVHRNRIKRLLREAYRLNKNSFSEAFGTEGNFMLFWVSPVMPKGYNEVREAFLKLCAPKK, encoded by the coding sequence ATGACTGATCCAGCAGCGGGCGACACGCGCTATCCCAAAGCCCTAAAACTGAAATCAAAGCGTGAGCTGGATTTACTTTTTGAAAAAGGCAGGTGGAAAACTGTGGGAAACCTTCGGATTGTTACCTATACCAGCCCCGACCTCACGGGCATTAAGATCGGGGTTTCCGTGTCCAAACGGTATTTTAAGAAAGCCGTGCACCGCAACCGCATAAAAAGACTTTTGCGGGAAGCTTACAGGCTGAATAAAAACAGTTTTTCGGAAGCTTTTGGTACGGAAGGTAATTTCATGCTGTTCTGGGTTTCACCAGTAATGCCCAAGGGTTATAACGAAGTACGGGAAGCTTTTCTGAAGCTTTGCGCACCTAAAAAATAA
- a CDS encoding DUF4126 domain-containing protein — MADQIPFLPYLLSAFIGIGLAAASGFRVFLPMFTVSLASYMGWIPMSESFEWLAGLPTLITTAIAMIFEILAYYIPIIDHLLDTLSVPLATLAGSVLFASQFADLGTFPQWALALIAGGGTAAAISSGFAGTRAASTATTGGLGNSVVATTETAGAGIMSILALAAPIIAAIAAIILVITVLVLGKKLWNKFRNFRSDRNSKVIDVEVVERKNLE, encoded by the coding sequence ATGGCGGACCAAATTCCTTTCCTACCCTACCTTCTAAGCGCCTTTATCGGCATTGGACTGGCCGCTGCGTCGGGCTTCCGCGTATTCCTGCCAATGTTTACGGTTAGTCTGGCCTCCTATATGGGCTGGATTCCAATGAGTGAATCTTTTGAGTGGCTCGCGGGGCTTCCTACATTGATAACTACGGCGATTGCTATGATATTTGAAATCCTGGCTTATTATATTCCCATTATTGATCATTTGCTGGACACACTGTCGGTTCCACTGGCCACACTTGCAGGCTCGGTACTCTTTGCAAGTCAGTTTGCAGATTTGGGCACATTTCCGCAATGGGCACTTGCACTGATTGCAGGCGGCGGCACTGCAGCAGCCATAAGCTCAGGGTTTGCGGGCACACGGGCCGCATCTACGGCCACCACGGGTGGACTCGGTAATTCTGTAGTTGCCACCACGGAAACTGCCGGTGCAGGTATTATGTCCATATTGGCTTTGGCAGCGCCCATAATTGCAGCAATAGCAGCCATCATCCTGGTGATCACTGTTCTTGTACTAGGGAAAAAGTTGTGGAACAAGTTCAGAAATTTCAGATCGGACCGAAATTCAAAAGTAATTGATGTGGAAGTTGTAGAGCGTAAGAACCTGGAATAG